The following are encoded together in the Streptomyces sp. NBC_01465 genome:
- a CDS encoding VOC family protein gives MTSRFTELTVDCHDPETLAAFWSAVLDFKVIDRSEDKVEIGSWMPTVEDIRARQMPPTLHFIRVPEGKAVKNRLHLDVSPIDGSTEDEVTRLLGLGATKTDVGQGSDRSWVVMADPEGNEFCVVRSLAPGLF, from the coding sequence ATGACAAGCAGGTTCACCGAGTTGACCGTCGACTGCCACGATCCGGAGACGCTCGCGGCCTTCTGGTCCGCGGTCCTGGACTTCAAGGTGATCGACCGGAGCGAGGACAAGGTCGAGATCGGCTCCTGGATGCCGACCGTGGAGGACATCCGGGCCCGCCAGATGCCGCCCACCCTGCACTTCATACGAGTGCCCGAGGGCAAGGCCGTGAAGAACCGCCTTCACCTCGACGTCAGCCCGATCGACGGCAGCACCGAGGACGAGGTGACCCGACTTCTCGGCCTCGGCGCCACCAAGACGGACGTGGGCCAGGGATCGGACCGGAGCTGGGTGGTCATGGCCGATCCCGAGGGCAACGAGTTCTGCGTCGTGCGC
- a CDS encoding M1 family aminopeptidase gives MRPTPHKTFAALVVAALAAVLLPVAPAVAAPSAPSAPAACTPAQVVTNGGFESGTSPWTQSSSTVITSRTGQTAHGGTSFAWLDGVGSTHTDTLSQSVTVPAGCSSATLTFWLHIDTAETTSSTAYDKLTAKIGSTTLATYSNLNKATGYVQKSFDVSSFAGQTVTVAFTGTEDSSLKTSFVLDDIALNTSGGTTPPADSTRTPASPSYTVSLSSNTAGTVWTGHESATFTNASSTPLTEVYLRLWDNYHGTCSAMPIAVSNVTGGTAGALSVACTALQVALPTPLAQGQSTTIGFDLAITVPSGADRFGHDGAFSMIGNALPVLAVKDGSGWHLDPYTNNGEAFYSLASDFKVTLDHPSTLLVPATGASVDTAGSSGRTITTATASKVRDFAWAAGPFAKISGTSTAGTPINIYSVSGISSANAQSMLTTAKSAVDAHAGRFGAYPYGELDAVIDNNFWFGGMEYPGFVLDLVSTTALTHEIGHQWFYGIVGDDEYNSPWLDEAFTDYATDLAQGLSGTNCWNNVSWASTAEKITNSMAYWDTHSSRYSTVVYGYGKCALHDLRRLLGDTVMAKLLKDYATSHWYGVSTTAEFKAAAQAATTTNLSSFWTTHRIDG, from the coding sequence GTGAGACCGACCCCCCACAAGACCTTCGCGGCGCTCGTCGTCGCCGCGTTGGCAGCCGTACTGCTTCCCGTCGCCCCTGCGGTGGCGGCGCCCAGCGCCCCGTCGGCGCCCGCCGCCTGTACGCCGGCCCAAGTGGTCACCAACGGCGGCTTCGAGAGCGGCACTTCACCCTGGACCCAGTCGTCGTCCACCGTCATCACCAGCCGTACCGGCCAGACCGCCCACGGCGGCACCAGCTTCGCCTGGCTCGACGGCGTCGGCAGCACCCACACCGACACCCTCTCGCAGAGCGTCACCGTCCCGGCAGGGTGCAGCAGCGCCACCCTCACCTTCTGGCTGCACATCGACACCGCCGAGACGACCTCGTCCACCGCCTACGACAAGCTGACGGCGAAGATCGGCAGCACGACCCTCGCGACGTACTCGAACCTCAACAAGGCCACCGGATACGTACAGAAGTCGTTCGACGTGTCGTCCTTCGCGGGCCAGACCGTCACCGTCGCGTTCACCGGCACCGAGGACTCCAGCCTCAAGACGAGCTTCGTCCTCGACGACATCGCCCTCAACACCTCGGGCGGTACGACCCCGCCGGCCGACTCCACCCGTACGCCGGCCTCGCCCTCGTACACCGTCAGTCTCAGCAGCAACACCGCAGGAACCGTCTGGACCGGGCACGAGAGCGCGACCTTCACCAACGCCTCGTCCACCCCGCTCACCGAGGTCTACCTGAGGCTGTGGGACAACTACCACGGCACCTGCTCGGCGATGCCGATCGCCGTCAGCAACGTCACCGGCGGCACCGCGGGCGCCCTCTCGGTCGCCTGCACGGCCCTGCAGGTCGCCCTTCCGACCCCGCTGGCACAGGGGCAGTCGACCACCATCGGCTTCGACCTCGCCATCACCGTGCCCAGCGGCGCCGACCGGTTCGGCCACGACGGCGCCTTCAGCATGATCGGGAACGCGCTGCCCGTCCTCGCGGTCAAGGACGGATCGGGCTGGCACCTGGACCCGTACACCAACAACGGCGAGGCGTTCTACTCGCTGGCCTCCGACTTCAAGGTGACCCTCGACCACCCGTCCACCCTGCTCGTCCCGGCCACCGGCGCTTCGGTCGACACCGCCGGATCCAGCGGCCGTACGATCACCACGGCCACCGCCTCCAAGGTCCGTGACTTCGCCTGGGCGGCGGGCCCGTTCGCCAAGATCTCCGGCACCTCCACCGCCGGAACACCCATCAACATCTACTCGGTCTCGGGCATCAGCTCCGCCAATGCTCAGTCGATGCTCACCACCGCCAAGTCCGCGGTGGATGCCCATGCGGGCCGCTTCGGCGCCTATCCCTACGGGGAGTTGGACGCGGTCATCGACAACAACTTCTGGTTCGGCGGCATGGAGTATCCCGGGTTCGTCCTGGACCTGGTCAGCACCACGGCGCTCACCCATGAGATCGGCCACCAGTGGTTCTACGGGATCGTCGGCGACGACGAGTACAACAGCCCGTGGCTCGACGAGGCGTTCACCGACTACGCCACCGACCTCGCGCAGGGACTGTCCGGCACCAACTGCTGGAACAACGTCTCCTGGGCCTCGACGGCGGAGAAGATCACCAACTCGATGGCGTACTGGGACACCCACTCGTCCCGCTACTCCACCGTCGTCTACGGATACGGCAAGTGCGCGCTGCACGACCTGCGGCGCCTCCTCGGTGACACCGTCATGGCCAAACTGCTGAAGGACTACGCGACGTCGCACTGGTACGGCGTCTCGACCACCGCCGAGTTCAAGGCGGCCGCCCAGGCCGCCACGACCACGAACCTCAGCTCCTTCTGGACCACGCACCGCATCGACGGCTGA
- a CDS encoding ABC transporter ATP-binding protein: MAEPTVSAAEQELFGGPLRYDMGWSEHERARLDLTMLSAIRAMPRLVGSTLRRAWGADRPALLAVWVSEIGQGIAAAVSLLAVNAVMHALLGGGAPVARMHEAMPALIAAAAVAVVNAGLAGWSTSRAGRLEPLVERIATTEYLAAATAVELEAIEDPEFRRLIDIAQYGAASARRMISACVAALNGSISLIATASVLTVLHPVLLPMLLLIAAPRGWGAMRVAQERYVSMMTWVEHVRASRLIGNLLTERSAAQEVRIHAVGSFLLTKYRAMAESAEEEQKRLANGKALTELVAAALSGVAMACTYGLMIWLIVAGHMSLAVAGTAVVAVRSGSASLGALVMNINQLHEESLYVQDHDRFLVEAAQRAIPAGGDGLPLHVGQVHLDKVTYCYPDRDTPALEAVSMTLPMGTVTAVVGENGSGKTTLMKVLAGLLLPQSGTLHWGDSAEMQDLDRSQVFSRVSLLTQDFQRWPVTAALNIRIGRPDQDAGHEELQPSVDYAGAASVIDKLPHGLRSLLARMFRGASEISGGEWQKIGLARTHWRSSTSVADSVLIVDEPTSALDPEAEIAAFERIRRLAGPHRAVVLVTHRMSGVRDADTIYVLSRGRLVEHGSHDELIAADGRYAAMFHTQAAQYQRPSRSIPKPAPPPVADLA, translated from the coding sequence ATGGCGGAGCCGACGGTCTCCGCCGCCGAGCAGGAACTCTTCGGCGGACCACTGCGCTACGACATGGGCTGGTCCGAACACGAGCGGGCCCGGCTCGACTTGACGATGCTCTCCGCGATCCGCGCGATGCCACGTCTGGTCGGCAGCACCCTGCGCCGGGCCTGGGGCGCCGACCGCCCGGCGCTGCTGGCCGTGTGGGTCAGCGAGATCGGCCAGGGCATCGCCGCCGCTGTCAGTCTCCTCGCGGTCAATGCGGTGATGCACGCCCTGCTCGGCGGCGGAGCTCCGGTCGCGCGGATGCACGAGGCAATGCCCGCGCTGATCGCTGCCGCGGCCGTCGCCGTGGTCAATGCCGGTCTGGCCGGCTGGTCGACGTCCCGTGCCGGGCGGCTCGAGCCGCTGGTGGAACGCATCGCCACCACGGAGTACCTGGCGGCGGCAACAGCCGTGGAACTGGAGGCCATTGAGGATCCGGAGTTCCGGCGGCTGATCGACATCGCCCAGTACGGAGCCGCTTCCGCACGGCGCATGATCAGCGCCTGTGTCGCCGCCCTGAACGGTTCCATCTCGCTCATCGCCACCGCGAGCGTGCTGACCGTCCTGCATCCCGTGCTGCTGCCGATGCTGCTCCTCATCGCCGCGCCGCGCGGCTGGGGGGCGATGCGGGTGGCACAGGAACGGTACGTGTCGATGATGACGTGGGTGGAACACGTACGCGCCAGCCGTCTGATCGGGAATCTCCTCACCGAGCGCAGTGCGGCCCAGGAGGTACGCATCCACGCGGTGGGCTCCTTCCTGCTGACGAAGTACCGGGCCATGGCGGAGAGCGCCGAGGAGGAGCAGAAGCGCCTCGCCAACGGGAAGGCGCTCACCGAGTTGGTGGCCGCGGCGCTGTCGGGGGTGGCGATGGCCTGTACGTACGGGCTGATGATCTGGCTGATCGTGGCCGGTCACATGAGCCTTGCCGTGGCGGGTACGGCGGTGGTCGCGGTGCGGTCCGGATCGGCGAGCCTGGGGGCGCTGGTGATGAACATCAACCAGTTGCACGAGGAGTCGCTCTACGTCCAGGACCACGACCGCTTCCTGGTGGAGGCCGCGCAGCGAGCCATCCCCGCGGGCGGCGACGGTCTGCCGCTGCACGTCGGCCAGGTCCACCTGGACAAAGTCACCTACTGCTACCCCGACCGCGACACTCCCGCTCTCGAGGCGGTGTCGATGACCCTGCCCATGGGCACGGTGACCGCGGTGGTGGGCGAGAACGGTTCGGGCAAGACGACTCTCATGAAGGTGCTGGCCGGGCTGCTGCTGCCGCAGAGCGGCACGCTCCACTGGGGTGATTCGGCGGAGATGCAGGACCTGGACCGTTCCCAGGTCTTCTCCCGGGTCTCTCTGCTGACCCAGGACTTTCAGCGCTGGCCGGTGACCGCGGCCCTCAACATCCGTATCGGACGCCCCGACCAGGACGCCGGGCACGAGGAGCTGCAGCCCTCGGTCGACTACGCCGGCGCCGCGTCCGTGATCGACAAGCTGCCCCACGGGTTACGGAGCCTGCTCGCCCGCATGTTCCGCGGCGCTTCGGAGATCTCGGGGGGCGAGTGGCAGAAGATCGGGCTGGCACGGACGCACTGGCGCAGTTCGACGAGCGTGGCCGACAGCGTGCTGATCGTCGACGAGCCCACGTCCGCGCTCGACCCCGAAGCGGAGATCGCCGCATTCGAGCGGATCCGCCGCCTCGCCGGACCGCACCGGGCCGTAGTCCTGGTCACCCACCGGATGTCCGGAGTGCGCGATGCGGACACGATCTACGTCCTGAGCCGGGGCCGGCTGGTGGAGCACGGCAGTCACGACGAACTCATCGCGGCCGACGGCCGGTACGCCGCGATGTTCCACACCCAGGCGGCCCAGTACCAGCGCCCCTCCCGGAGCATTCCCAAGCCCGCTCCTCCCCCGGTCGCGGACCTCGCTTGA
- a CDS encoding metallophosphoesterase yields MTDTSEARSTDGTAQAAQQSRLRRLMRYLPLIAPVLLWAVPCWVLLHAGQDWPLPVALGGTALFVLGLITMPIAMMRGHGKRQQDRAAIVGDTLLGTGWVLFTWSVLLGVLLRLALTVAGAGDGQSRARIVTWAVLGVAAVLLAWGYVEARRVPRVRELDVQLPRLGPGLDGTRVALITDTHYGPLDRARWSERVCEKVNALEADLVCHTGDIADGTAERRRAQAAPLGTVRATRARVYVTGNHEYYSEAQGWVDLMDELGWEPLRNRHLLLERGGDTLVVAGVDDVTAESSGLAGHGAHLTGALDGANPELPVLLLAHQPKFIDRAVEGGIDLQLSGHTHGGQIWPFHHLVRIDQPTVAGLSRHGTRTLLYTSRGTGFWGPPFRVFAPSEITLLVLRSPQRPTTP; encoded by the coding sequence GTGACCGACACCAGCGAGGCCAGGTCCACGGACGGTACGGCGCAGGCCGCCCAGCAGAGCCGGCTGCGCCGCCTGATGCGCTACCTCCCTCTGATCGCCCCCGTCCTGCTGTGGGCCGTGCCCTGCTGGGTGCTGCTGCACGCCGGCCAGGACTGGCCGCTGCCTGTGGCGCTGGGTGGCACCGCCCTGTTCGTACTCGGTCTGATCACCATGCCGATTGCGATGATGCGCGGCCACGGCAAACGGCAGCAGGACCGGGCGGCGATCGTCGGGGACACGCTCCTCGGGACCGGCTGGGTGCTGTTCACCTGGTCCGTGCTGCTCGGCGTCCTGCTGCGTCTCGCGCTGACCGTGGCCGGTGCGGGCGACGGGCAGAGCCGGGCGCGGATCGTCACCTGGGCGGTTCTCGGTGTGGCCGCCGTACTGCTCGCCTGGGGGTACGTCGAGGCACGCCGGGTGCCGCGGGTGCGCGAGCTCGACGTACAACTCCCGCGGCTCGGCCCCGGATTGGACGGCACCCGTGTCGCTCTCATCACCGACACCCACTACGGCCCGCTCGACAGGGCCCGCTGGTCGGAGAGGGTCTGCGAGAAGGTCAACGCGCTGGAAGCCGACCTGGTCTGCCACACCGGCGACATCGCGGACGGCACGGCCGAACGCCGCCGCGCCCAGGCCGCCCCGCTCGGCACCGTGCGGGCCACCCGGGCCCGGGTCTACGTCACCGGGAACCACGAGTACTACAGCGAGGCCCAGGGCTGGGTCGACCTGATGGACGAACTGGGCTGGGAGCCGCTGCGCAACCGCCATCTGCTGCTCGAACGCGGCGGCGACACCCTGGTGGTCGCCGGCGTGGACGACGTCACCGCCGAGTCCTCCGGCCTGGCCGGACACGGCGCCCACCTCACCGGAGCCCTGGACGGCGCCAACCCCGAACTGCCCGTCCTGCTCCTGGCCCACCAGCCCAAGTTCATCGACCGGGCCGTGGAAGGCGGGATCGACCTCCAGCTCTCGGGCCACACCCACGGCGGCCAGATCTGGCCCTTCCACCACCTCGTCCGCATCGACCAGCCCACCGTGGCCGGTCTCAGCCGCCATGGCACCCGCACCCTCCTCTACACCAGCCGCGGAACCGGTTTCTGGGGCCCGCCGTTCCGCGTCTTCGCCCCCAGCGAGATCACCCTGCTCGTACTGCGCTCCCCGCAGCGGCCCACCACGCCGTAA